CGGCCGGGATTTCACGGTGGGCGATCTGCGCCGCAACGGGTTTGCGGCGGTATTCCTCGCGCTCGGCGCGTCGCGGGGCCGCGACCTGGACATTCCCGGCCATGCTCTCGACGGCGTCATCAATGGCGTCGACTTCCTGCTGAATGCAAACCTCGGGTATCGTGTCACGCTCGGAGAGCGCGTCATCGTCATCGGTGGTGGCAACGTGGCGATTGACGTCGCGCGGACGGCGCTGCGGTACGCGGCGTCGGAACAACGGCCGGAGCTGCCGGGCGGCGCCGAGCAACTGCTCCAGACGTGGGGGTACGACAACGCGTTCATCGATGCCGCCCGGACGGCGTTGCGCCTCGGTGCGCGGCATGTTCAGTTGGTGTCCCTCGAGTCGCGGGTGCAGATGCCGGCGCATCCGGACGAAGTGCGCGAGGCTGAAGAGGAAGGCATCACCCTCGTGCCAGGTGTAGGACCGAAGGCGATTCTCGGTCACGAGGGGCGGGTCGTCGGACTGGAAACGCTCGACGTGGCAGCGCTGTTCGATGCAACCGGTCGGTTCAATCCCACCTTCACCCCGAGCACGGAGCGGCGCCTCGATGCTGACACGATCATTCTGGCCGTCGGGCAGCAACCCGACACGAGCTGTTTGGAGGCAGATGCCGACATCGAGATCACGCCGCGCGGGTTGATCAAGGTCGATCCGCGCACGCTCTCGACGACGATGCCGGGGGTGTACTGCGGCGGCGATCTAGCCTTCGGGCCGCGCATCGTGATCGAGGCAGAGGCTGACGGCAAACGTGCCGCGCTGGCGATCCACGAATCGCTCGGCGGCGGAAGCGTCCCGCGTGCACACGCGCGGTTCCGTCCGATTGCCTTGGACCGCGCCGGCGACCGCTACGACCGGATCCCGCGCCAGGCCGTGCCGAGCCTGCCGGTGACACGGCGCACCGGCTTCCGGGAAGTGGAGGAGGGCTACAGCGAGGAGCAGGCCCGCCTGGAGGGGTCCCGCTGTTTGTGGTGCAACGTCGAGACGATCTTCGACTCGGACAAATGTATCCTGTGCAGCGGCTGCGTCGAGATCTGTCCCGAGGCCTGTCTTGCGCTTGTTCCGGCGTCGCGACTGCGCGGCGGTCCCGAGATCGCGGCCGTGCTTGACGGGATGGACGGTGGCGCCGACGCGGGCGCCATTGTCAAAGACGAAACGCGATGCATCCGGTGCGGCCTCTGCGCGGAACGCTGCCCGACCGGTGCGATCACAATGGAAGCGCTCGAAATCGACGAATCGCCGCAAACAGCACTCGGGCTGTATCACGAATCCATGAACGAGGTGCGGGCATGACGACCGATCGGCCGCGACTATTGGAGCGACCGGATCCCGTGCGGCGCAGCATGTTCGCGATTGGCTGTATCGCCATCGGTGCCGCGACGGCAGGCTTTCTCG
This genomic interval from Acidobacteriota bacterium contains the following:
- a CDS encoding FAD-dependent oxidoreductase; amino-acid sequence: MANREYATVVPDLLYFLNLIPCRTACPVHTNAGAYVRAVAEGDTARGYRIARAPNPLTSICGRICAHPCESECRRGVIDQPISIRALKRTLTERHGVENTLNAQPTALKPLQLAVRSVEGAARVGVVGAGPAGLSCAHDLALLGYRVTLFDAAPVVGGMLYQGVPEYRLSRDLIRAEVDQILSLGVELKLEWRLGRDFTVGDLRRNGFAAVFLALGASRGRDLDIPGHALDGVINGVDFLLNANLGYRVTLGERVIVIGGGNVAIDVARTALRYAASEQRPELPGGAEQLLQTWGYDNAFIDAARTALRLGARHVQLVSLESRVQMPAHPDEVREAEEEGITLVPGVGPKAILGHEGRVVGLETLDVAALFDATGRFNPTFTPSTERRLDADTIILAVGQQPDTSCLEADADIEITPRGLIKVDPRTLSTTMPGVYCGGDLAFGPRIVIEAEADGKRAALAIHESLGGGSVPRAHARFRPIALDRAGDRYDRIPRQAVPSLPVTRRTGFREVEEGYSEEQARLEGSRCLWCNVETIFDSDKCILCSGCVEICPEACLALVPASRLRGGPEIAAVLDGMDGGADAGAIVKDETRCIRCGLCAERCPTGAITMEALEIDESPQTALGLYHESMNEVRA